In one Parageobacillus genomosp. 1 genomic region, the following are encoded:
- a CDS encoding cytochrome ubiquinol oxidase subunit I, giving the protein MWKYDPVLFSRVLTELTLTFHIIYATIGVGVPLMIAIAQWVGIRKNDEHYILLARRWTRGFVVTVAVGVVTGTAIGLQLSLLWPNFMQLAGQVISLPLFMETFAFFLEAIFLGIYLYTWDRFENQKKHLLLLIPVAIGSSASAMFITMVNAFMNTPQGFELKNGVITNIEPLVAMFNPATPTKVAHVLATAYMTCAFVLASIAAWHLMRGNRHIYHKKALYLTMKTALIFSLASALVGDLSGKFLAEYQPEKLAAAEWHFETSTHAPLVLFGMLDENNNIKNALIIPNALSILAHNHPAAEVKGLNEFPKEETPPLYIHYLFDLMVTLGVFLTVVAAFYWLGKIFKWKFVAKKWFFGLLVASGPLSMLAIEAGWYLAEVGRQPWILRGYMKTAEAATSSAHVDTMLILFSILYLILGIASAAVLINMFRKNPVERELAERSGQQEVMAE; this is encoded by the coding sequence ATGTGGAAATATGATCCAGTTCTGTTTAGCCGAGTGCTTACAGAACTGACGCTGACGTTCCATATTATTTATGCAACGATCGGTGTCGGCGTCCCGTTAATGATTGCGATTGCTCAATGGGTAGGCATCCGCAAAAACGATGAACATTACATTTTGCTGGCGCGGAGATGGACGCGCGGCTTCGTCGTTACGGTAGCCGTCGGCGTTGTGACGGGAACGGCGATCGGATTGCAGCTGTCGTTATTATGGCCGAACTTTATGCAACTTGCAGGTCAAGTTATCAGTCTGCCGCTGTTTATGGAGACGTTTGCCTTCTTTCTTGAAGCGATTTTCCTTGGCATTTATTTATATACGTGGGATCGATTCGAAAATCAGAAAAAACATTTGTTGCTGCTTATTCCGGTTGCCATCGGTTCTTCGGCATCAGCAATGTTTATTACGATGGTAAACGCGTTTATGAATACTCCGCAAGGTTTTGAATTGAAAAACGGAGTCATCACAAATATCGAGCCGCTTGTGGCAATGTTTAATCCAGCGACGCCGACAAAAGTAGCGCACGTATTAGCGACAGCCTATATGACTTGTGCTTTTGTCTTGGCGTCCATCGCCGCTTGGCATTTAATGCGAGGCAACCGGCATATTTATCACAAAAAAGCACTGTATTTAACGATGAAAACAGCTTTGATTTTTTCACTTGCAAGTGCACTTGTCGGTGATTTATCAGGAAAATTTTTAGCTGAATATCAGCCGGAAAAATTAGCGGCGGCGGAATGGCACTTTGAAACGAGCACCCATGCGCCGCTTGTCTTGTTCGGGATGCTTGATGAAAACAACAATATAAAAAATGCGCTTATTATTCCAAACGCATTAAGCATTTTGGCGCATAATCATCCTGCCGCGGAAGTAAAAGGATTAAACGAATTTCCGAAGGAGGAAACGCCCCCGCTTTACATTCACTATTTATTTGATTTAATGGTGACGCTTGGCGTGTTTCTTACCGTTGTAGCGGCGTTTTATTGGCTTGGAAAAATATTTAAGTGGAAGTTTGTCGCGAAAAAATGGTTTTTCGGCCTGTTGGTAGCCTCCGGTCCACTTTCCATGCTGGCGATTGAAGCGGGATGGTATCTTGCCGAAGTCGGCCGGCAGCCGTGGATTTTGCGCGGTTATATGAAAACGGCGGAAGCGGCGACATCGTCAGCGCATGTCGATACGATGCTCATTTTATTTTCGATCTTGTATCTTATTTTAGGAATCGCGAGTGCGGCGGTGCTGATTAACATGTTCCGCAAAAACCCAGTCGAACGGGAGTTGGCGGAACGTTCAGGCCAGCAGGAGGTGATGGCGGAATGA
- a CDS encoding Nramp family divalent metal transporter, with protein sequence MSENIKKLPLVVEEGWRKKRTQPTLPEVYRSLRIPKTGSWMKKFLAFAGPGYLVAVGYMDPGNWATDIAGGSQFGYTLLSVILLSNLMAILLQALAGKLGIVTGRDLAQACRDHYSKPVAMILWVLCELAIAACDLAEVIGSAIALKLLFGIPLIYGVIITALDVLVVLLLQNKGFRYIETLVIVLILTIGACFVTEIFLSKPDVGGILKGFVPSPEIINNPSMLYIAIGILGATVMPHNLYLHSSIVQTRQYEQTSSGKRQAIKYATWDSTIALFFALFINASILIVSAATFHKAGMKDVAEIEDAYHLLAPLLGTTLGSILFGVALLASGQNSTLTGTLAGQIVMEGFLNIRLPAWLRRLITRLIAIVPAVVVTALYGESGTAQLLILSQVILSLQLSFAVVPLVQFTSDKKKMGEFANPLWLKVLAWMVAMVIISLNAYLLFQTFFG encoded by the coding sequence ATGAGTGAAAATATAAAAAAACTGCCGTTAGTCGTTGAGGAAGGTTGGAGAAAGAAACGGACACAACCAACATTGCCCGAAGTATATAGAAGTTTGCGTATACCAAAAACGGGTTCTTGGATGAAAAAGTTTCTTGCGTTTGCTGGACCAGGATACTTAGTTGCCGTGGGGTATATGGACCCGGGAAACTGGGCGACTGATATCGCAGGAGGTTCCCAGTTCGGATACACGTTGCTTTCCGTTATTTTGCTTTCCAATTTAATGGCAATATTGCTTCAAGCATTGGCTGGCAAGTTGGGAATTGTAACGGGAAGGGATTTAGCCCAAGCTTGTCGCGACCATTACAGCAAGCCTGTAGCAATGATCTTATGGGTTTTATGCGAGTTGGCAATCGCAGCTTGTGATCTAGCCGAAGTGATCGGTTCGGCAATCGCTTTGAAATTGTTGTTTGGCATTCCGTTAATATATGGAGTGATTATTACAGCTCTGGATGTACTGGTCGTATTGCTATTACAGAATAAAGGGTTTCGTTATATTGAAACGTTGGTAATTGTTTTAATTCTAACCATTGGTGCTTGCTTTGTGACTGAAATCTTTCTTTCTAAGCCAGATGTAGGTGGCATATTGAAGGGATTTGTTCCAAGCCCAGAGATTATTAACAATCCATCCATGCTCTATATTGCAATCGGTATTTTAGGTGCAACCGTAATGCCTCATAATCTTTATCTGCATTCTTCCATTGTGCAGACACGTCAATACGAACAAACCAGCTCGGGTAAACGACAAGCGATCAAATATGCCACTTGGGATTCAACAATTGCACTCTTTTTCGCTTTATTTATTAATGCATCTATCCTTATTGTTTCTGCTGCTACATTCCATAAAGCAGGAATGAAAGATGTTGCGGAGATTGAAGATGCTTATCACTTGCTTGCTCCACTGCTTGGAACAACACTTGGAAGTATTTTATTTGGAGTTGCTTTGTTGGCTTCTGGTCAAAACTCCACATTAACAGGAACCTTAGCTGGTCAAATTGTGATGGAAGGTTTTCTAAACATTCGCCTTCCTGCTTGGTTAAGAAGGCTGATCACTCGATTGATTGCCATTGTCCCAGCCGTTGTTGTAACTGCTCTTTATGGCGAAAGCGGAACGGCTCAATTACTTATTTTGAGCCAAGTTATTCTTTCTTTACAGCTCTCTTTCGCGGTAGTGCCTCTCGTTCAATTCACTAGCGATAAAAAGAAAATGGGCGAGTTCGCAAATCCATTATGGTTGAAAGTTCTTGCTTGGATGGTAGCGATGGTGATTATCAGCTTAAACGCATATTTATTGTTCCAAACATTCTTTGGTTAA
- a CDS encoding cation diffusion facilitator family transporter, whose amino-acid sequence MHHHHHHSHDHHGHHHHHGHHHHDHGREGNKKGLMIALLITAGIMLLEFFGGLITNSLALLSDSGHMLSDASSLVLSLVAIWFATKPASPNKTYGFYRFEILAALFNGVTLFVIAGFIVWEAIERFYNPPTVASGSLMLIASIGLFANLLSAWALMKKGDVKNNVNLRSAYLHVIGDALGSVGAIIAGLVMWLFGWYVADPIISILVALLILKGAWGVIKHTVHILMEGTPITIDQNEVKKALESIEGVINVHDLHIWTITSGLDSLSCHILIEDHQDSQKVLQDAIHMIEEKFKILHTTIQIETSQIHHGEMKV is encoded by the coding sequence ATGCATCATCACCACCATCATTCTCACGACCACCATGGTCACCACCATCACCACGGCCATCATCACCACGACCACGGCAGAGAAGGAAACAAAAAAGGGCTTATGATTGCACTTCTCATTACCGCTGGAATTATGTTGTTAGAGTTTTTCGGAGGTTTAATCACAAACAGCCTAGCCCTTCTTTCTGACTCTGGCCATATGCTTAGTGATGCCAGTTCACTTGTTCTTAGCTTAGTTGCCATTTGGTTTGCCACCAAACCAGCTTCCCCCAATAAAACGTATGGCTTTTATCGTTTTGAAATCTTAGCCGCTTTATTTAATGGAGTTACCTTGTTTGTTATTGCTGGATTTATCGTATGGGAAGCTATTGAGCGTTTTTACAACCCGCCAACCGTAGCTAGTGGTTCTTTGATGCTGATTGCGTCCATTGGTCTTTTTGCCAATCTTTTAAGTGCCTGGGCGTTAATGAAAAAAGGGGATGTGAAAAATAATGTCAATCTTCGTAGTGCCTATCTTCATGTGATCGGTGACGCTTTAGGTTCCGTAGGCGCTATCATCGCTGGGCTTGTCATGTGGCTCTTTGGTTGGTATGTCGCTGACCCCATTATTTCCATTTTGGTTGCCTTACTAATCTTGAAAGGCGCTTGGGGAGTGATTAAGCATACGGTTCACATTTTGATGGAAGGAACGCCAATTACCATTGACCAAAATGAAGTGAAAAAAGCCTTAGAAAGTATTGAAGGGGTGATTAACGTTCACGACCTCCATATTTGGACGATTACATCAGGGTTGGATTCATTAAGTTGTCATATTTTGATTGAAGATCATCAAGACAGCCAAAAGGTTTTACAAGATGCCATTCACATGATTGAAGAAAAATTTAAGATTCTGCATACAACCATTCAAATTGAAACCTCTCAAATTCATCACGGGGAAATGAAAGTTTAA
- a CDS encoding SpoVR family protein produces MRQDELKELERAIAEITEIAEGFGLDFYPMRYEICPADIIYTFGAYGMPTRFSHWSFGKQFYKMKLQYDLGLSKIYELVINSDPCYAFLLDTNTLIQNKLIVAHVLAHSDFFKNNVRFSNTKRDMVESMAATAERIKHYEHQYGKLEVEKFLDAVLAIQEHIDPSLLRPKLSWTWEDTEVYEEEEPPKIATPYDDLWKLDEKDRPAPPPRKKRRKFPPQPEKDVLLFIEEYSRELEDWQRDILTMMREEMLYFWPQLETKIMNEGWATYWHQRILREMDLTSDEAIEFAKLNANVVQPSRTGINPYYLGLKIFEDIEERWNNPTEEMKKRGVKPGSGREKIFEVRELESDISFLRNYLTKELVMREDMYLFQKQGKEYKIVDKDWEHIRDQLVNMRVNGGFPYITVNDGDYMRNGELYLKHWYEGIELDIKYLEKVLPYIYQLWGRPVHMETVVEEKPILFTYDGKTVHRKYI; encoded by the coding sequence ATGCGACAAGACGAATTAAAGGAGTTGGAGCGGGCGATTGCTGAAATTACGGAAATCGCCGAAGGATTTGGGTTGGATTTTTATCCGATGCGTTATGAAATTTGCCCGGCGGATATTATTTATACGTTTGGTGCGTACGGTATGCCAACAAGGTTTTCCCACTGGAGCTTTGGCAAGCAGTTTTACAAAATGAAGTTGCAGTACGATTTGGGATTAAGCAAAATTTATGAGTTGGTGATTAATTCTGACCCGTGTTACGCGTTTTTACTAGATACGAATACGTTAATCCAAAATAAACTAATTGTCGCTCATGTGCTGGCGCATAGCGACTTTTTTAAAAATAACGTGCGCTTTAGCAATACAAAGCGCGATATGGTCGAAAGCATGGCTGCGACCGCCGAGAGAATCAAACATTACGAACACCAATATGGAAAATTAGAAGTAGAAAAATTTTTAGATGCGGTATTGGCGATTCAAGAGCATATCGACCCGTCATTGCTTCGTCCAAAATTATCGTGGACGTGGGAAGATACGGAAGTATACGAAGAGGAAGAGCCGCCAAAAATAGCGACGCCATATGACGATTTATGGAAGCTTGATGAAAAAGATCGTCCAGCTCCGCCTCCGCGCAAAAAGCGCAGGAAGTTTCCGCCGCAGCCGGAAAAAGACGTATTGTTGTTTATCGAGGAATACAGTCGTGAACTGGAAGACTGGCAGCGCGATATTTTAACGATGATGCGCGAAGAAATGCTCTATTTCTGGCCACAGCTCGAGACGAAAATCATGAATGAAGGCTGGGCGACGTATTGGCATCAGCGCATTTTACGGGAAATGGACTTAACAAGCGACGAAGCGATTGAATTCGCCAAATTAAACGCCAATGTCGTACAGCCGTCGCGCACAGGAATTAATCCGTACTATTTAGGATTGAAAATTTTTGAAGACATTGAAGAACGCTGGAATAACCCAACCGAGGAAATGAAAAAACGTGGGGTGAAGCCAGGGTCGGGACGCGAAAAAATTTTTGAAGTGCGTGAATTGGAATCCGATATTTCATTTTTGCGCAATTATTTAACGAAAGAGCTAGTGATGCGTGAAGATATGTATTTATTCCAAAAACAAGGAAAAGAGTATAAGATTGTCGATAAAGACTGGGAGCACATTCGTGATCAACTCGTGAACATGCGGGTCAATGGCGGGTTTCCGTACATTACGGTCAATGACGGGGACTATATGCGCAATGGTGAATTATATTTAAAACATTGGTATGAAGGGATTGAATTAGACATTAAATATTTAGAAAAAGTGCTTCCGTATATTTATCAGCTATGGGGGCGTCCTGTTCATATGGAAACGGTGGTGGAAGAGAAGCCTATATTATTTACGTATGATGGAAAAACAGTGCATCGGAAATATATATAA
- a CDS encoding DsrE/DsrF/DrsH-like family protein: MKVAIIAANGSLFDAYKVFNIATAAAASEAEVGIFFTFEGLNLIHKEAHKNLPLPEGKEHFQEGFQKANVPSIEELVKMAQELGVKLVACQMTMDVMGLDKDQFVDGIEVAGAATFLNFAKDADITLTF; this comes from the coding sequence ATGAAAGTAGCGATTATCGCAGCTAACGGTAGTTTATTTGACGCATACAAAGTATTCAATATTGCCACAGCGGCAGCGGCATCAGAGGCAGAAGTAGGCATTTTCTTCACATTTGAAGGGTTGAATCTCATTCATAAAGAAGCACATAAAAACTTACCGCTTCCAGAAGGAAAAGAGCATTTTCAAGAAGGATTTCAAAAAGCGAATGTTCCGTCAATCGAAGAGCTTGTAAAAATGGCGCAAGAATTAGGTGTGAAACTGGTTGCATGCCAAATGACGATGGACGTCATGGGTCTTGACAAAGATCAATTTGTCGATGGAATTGAAGTCGCTGGAGCGGCCACATTTTTAAACTTTGCGAAAGACGCCGACATTACGTTGACGTTCTAG
- a CDS encoding flavin-containing monooxygenase produces MQHIVDVLVIGASQAGLAMGYYLKQNNILFAIVGKESRIGDVWRNRYDSLVLFTPRWFSSLPGMALKGDPNGYPTKDEIADYLEDYAQKFELPIHLNTEVISLQKEDEIFKVTTNNGNYVAEKVVVATGPFQKPYIPPFAESLSDKVYQVHTSRYLNPSQLQEGSVLVVGAGNSGAQIAVELSKDREVYLSVGHKMKFFPLEIMGKSIFWWFKKLGLLNVHINSSLGQFISKQSDLIFGKELKHLIQEGKIKIKPRTESISGDVISFADNSQIQVQSVIWATGFYFDYSWFQIPNVLDHRGKPIHQRGVTSVQGLYFLGLPWQYRRGSALIGGVGADAEYLINDILNH; encoded by the coding sequence ATGCAACACATCGTTGATGTTCTGGTTATCGGTGCTAGTCAGGCAGGACTAGCGATGGGATATTATCTGAAACAAAATAATATATTGTTTGCCATTGTTGGCAAGGAAAGTCGAATCGGAGATGTTTGGAGAAACCGATATGATTCCTTAGTTCTTTTTACTCCTCGCTGGTTCAGTTCTTTGCCAGGAATGGCTTTAAAGGGTGACCCGAACGGATATCCAACCAAGGACGAAATTGCCGATTATTTAGAGGATTATGCTCAAAAATTTGAATTACCTATTCATCTGAACACAGAAGTTATTTCCCTTCAAAAAGAAGATGAGATTTTTAAAGTTACAACCAATAATGGTAATTATGTGGCAGAGAAAGTGGTTGTAGCAACGGGTCCTTTCCAAAAGCCATACATTCCACCATTTGCAGAAAGCTTATCCGATAAAGTGTATCAAGTGCATACATCCCGTTATTTGAATCCATCTCAATTACAAGAAGGCTCTGTTTTGGTAGTCGGTGCGGGAAATTCAGGGGCACAAATTGCTGTTGAATTGTCCAAAGACAGAGAAGTTTATTTATCTGTAGGTCATAAAATGAAGTTTTTTCCACTTGAAATAATGGGTAAAAGTATTTTCTGGTGGTTTAAAAAATTGGGTTTATTAAATGTCCATATCAACAGCTCGTTAGGTCAGTTTATCAGTAAACAAAGTGATCTTATTTTCGGTAAAGAACTGAAACATTTAATACAAGAAGGCAAAATTAAAATTAAACCCAGAACAGAAAGTATTTCAGGAGATGTCATTTCTTTTGCAGATAACAGTCAAATTCAAGTTCAAAGTGTCATTTGGGCAACTGGATTTTATTTCGATTACAGTTGGTTTCAAATTCCCAATGTTTTAGACCATAGAGGAAAGCCTATTCACCAAAGAGGAGTAACTTCTGTACAAGGATTATATTTCTTAGGATTGCCGTGGCAGTATCGAAGAGGATCCGCTCTTATTGGAGGAGTGGGTGCCGATGCAGAGTATTTGATAAATGATATTTTAAACCATTGA
- the cydS gene encoding cytochrome bd oxidase small subunit CydS — protein sequence MQTFLIMYAPILIVALSVVAAFWAGLKDKQVE from the coding sequence ATGCAAACATTTCTTATTATGTATGCACCAATTCTTATTGTGGCGTTGTCTGTGGTTGCTGCGTTTTGGGCCGGATTGAAAGACAAACAGGTCGAGTAG
- a CDS encoding heavy metal translocating P-type ATPase — protein MSEQQAKLSKSEAKTYRVQGFTCANCAAKFENNVKSLPGVQDAKVNFGASKITVWGTTTIEELEKAGAFENLKVREDKEKAVKREPFWKQKENMKVYISAVLLVISWFLGKQYGEEHTFATIGYAASILIGGYSLFIKGFKNLVRLQFDMNTLMTVAILGAAAIGEWGEGATVVILFAISEALERYSMDKARQSIESLMDIAPKEALIRRGNEEMMVPVDDIQVGDIMIVKPGQKLAMDGIIIKGTSTFNQAAITGESVPVAKTVGDEVFAGTLNEEGLLEVKVTKRVEDTTLSKIIHLVEEAQAERAPSQAFVDHFAKYYTPAIIIFALLLSVVPPLFIGADWSEWIYRGLAVLVVGCPCALVISTPVAIVTAIGNAAKNGVLIKGGIYLEEAGSLKVIAFDKTGTLTKGVPSVTDVVTYNGNEKELMTITAAIEKGSQHPLASAIIRKAEEDGLNFNDISVEEFQSITGKGVKAKVNNAMYYVGSPGLFEELLPNSIQPEIKEQITTFQTQGKTVMALGTEKEILALIAVADEIRESSKEVIRKLHQVGIEKTVMLTGDNQRTAEAIGRQVGVSEIKADLLPEDKLNFIKELRDKYQSVAMVGDGVNDAPALAASTVGVAMGGAGTDTALETADIALMSDDLSKLPYTIKLSRKALAIIKQNITFSLGIKALALLLIVPGWLTLWLAIFADMGATLIVTLNSMRLLKVKE, from the coding sequence ATGTCTGAACAACAAGCAAAATTATCTAAATCAGAAGCGAAAACCTACCGTGTTCAAGGATTTACTTGTGCAAACTGTGCGGCAAAGTTTGAAAATAATGTAAAATCATTGCCAGGTGTTCAAGATGCTAAAGTAAACTTTGGAGCATCTAAAATTACCGTTTGGGGTACAACAACCATCGAAGAATTAGAAAAAGCAGGGGCTTTTGAAAACTTAAAGGTTCGGGAAGATAAAGAAAAAGCAGTCAAGCGTGAACCTTTTTGGAAGCAAAAAGAAAACATGAAAGTGTATATTTCCGCCGTTTTGCTTGTGATCAGTTGGTTTTTAGGGAAGCAATACGGGGAAGAGCATACCTTTGCGACGATTGGGTATGCTGCATCGATTTTAATTGGCGGATATTCGCTATTTATTAAAGGTTTCAAAAACCTGGTTCGATTACAGTTTGATATGAATACGCTGATGACAGTGGCGATTTTAGGAGCAGCAGCGATTGGTGAATGGGGAGAAGGTGCAACGGTTGTTATTCTATTCGCTATTAGTGAAGCTTTAGAGCGTTATTCCATGGATAAAGCTCGTCAATCCATTGAATCGTTGATGGATATTGCTCCAAAAGAAGCATTAATTCGCCGTGGAAATGAAGAAATGATGGTCCCTGTTGACGATATTCAAGTCGGGGATATTATGATCGTGAAGCCCGGTCAGAAATTAGCGATGGATGGAATCATCATCAAGGGTACATCTACGTTCAATCAGGCCGCGATTACAGGGGAAAGTGTTCCCGTAGCTAAAACAGTTGGTGATGAAGTCTTTGCAGGAACATTGAATGAAGAAGGATTACTGGAAGTAAAAGTTACAAAACGAGTGGAAGATACAACTCTTTCGAAAATTATCCACCTAGTGGAAGAAGCTCAAGCAGAACGAGCACCTTCTCAAGCGTTTGTAGATCATTTTGCCAAATACTATACACCAGCCATTATCATTTTTGCTCTTTTACTATCTGTTGTTCCGCCATTATTTATTGGGGCTGATTGGAGCGAATGGATTTATCGAGGTCTAGCTGTATTAGTGGTCGGTTGTCCGTGTGCGCTGGTCATTTCCACTCCTGTTGCGATTGTAACCGCCATTGGAAATGCGGCGAAAAACGGGGTGTTAATTAAAGGTGGCATCTATTTAGAAGAAGCAGGATCTCTAAAAGTCATCGCTTTTGATAAAACAGGAACATTAACAAAAGGTGTTCCTTCCGTCACCGATGTGGTCACATATAATGGCAATGAAAAAGAACTAATGACCATTACAGCCGCCATTGAAAAAGGCTCACAACATCCACTTGCTTCCGCCATTATAAGAAAAGCAGAAGAAGACGGATTGAATTTTAATGATATATCGGTTGAAGAATTCCAATCCATTACAGGTAAAGGGGTCAAAGCCAAAGTAAATAACGCAATGTATTATGTCGGAAGTCCAGGTCTTTTTGAAGAACTTCTTCCAAATAGCATCCAACCAGAAATAAAAGAACAAATTACAACCTTTCAAACACAAGGGAAAACGGTCATGGCGTTAGGGACGGAAAAAGAAATTCTGGCGTTAATTGCCGTGGCAGACGAAATAAGAGAATCATCCAAAGAGGTTATTCGAAAACTTCATCAAGTCGGCATTGAAAAAACGGTGATGCTGACAGGGGATAACCAAAGAACAGCCGAAGCCATTGGAAGACAAGTTGGCGTTTCGGAGATTAAAGCCGATTTACTTCCGGAAGATAAACTGAATTTCATTAAAGAGCTGCGTGACAAGTATCAAAGTGTGGCGATGGTTGGAGATGGTGTGAACGATGCACCGGCTCTTGCAGCTTCAACCGTTGGTGTGGCAATGGGTGGGGCTGGAACCGATACAGCCCTAGAAACAGCCGATATTGCTTTAATGTCTGATGATTTAAGTAAATTGCCATATACGATTAAATTGAGCCGTAAGGCTTTAGCAATTATTAAGCAAAACATTACCTTCTCTTTAGGGATTAAGGCATTGGCATTATTGTTAATTGTACCTGGTTGGTTAACGCTATGGTTAGCGATATTTGCCGATATGGGAGCAACATTAATCGTAACATTAAACAGCATGAGATTGCTAAAAGTTAAAGAATAA
- a CDS encoding cytochrome d ubiquinol oxidase subunit II, translating to MTLEIVGISVLWLFLFGYVIVASIDFGAGFFSAYSDFAKKKHILHKIIQRYLSPVWEVTNVFLVFFFVGIVGFFPKTAYYYGSILLVPASIAIVLLAIRGSYYAFHTYGGTERNWYLLAYGLTGLFIPASLSIVLTISEGGFVEKSGETLALLYKELFVSPLTWSIVLLSITSVLYISATFLTYYANEAGDMQARELLRKYALSWSGPTILSALLIIYQLRHHNPEHYSNMFNIAWMFAISFLFFVLTVYLLWKKRHFGWAFISLLLQYAFAFYAYGISHYPYLLYPYLTIYDGFTNQTMAIALIIAFIAGFLLLIPSLYLLMRLFLFNKKYVKGQL from the coding sequence ATGACGTTGGAGATTGTTGGCATTTCTGTTTTATGGCTGTTTTTGTTCGGATACGTTATAGTCGCCTCGATTGACTTTGGTGCTGGATTTTTCAGCGCATACAGCGATTTTGCCAAGAAAAAGCATATTTTGCATAAAATTATCCAGCGCTATCTTTCCCCGGTATGGGAAGTGACGAACGTGTTTCTCGTCTTTTTCTTCGTCGGCATCGTCGGCTTTTTCCCGAAAACTGCCTATTATTACGGCTCGATTTTGCTCGTTCCTGCCAGCATTGCCATTGTGCTTTTGGCGATCCGCGGGTCGTATTATGCGTTTCATACGTATGGCGGGACGGAAAGAAATTGGTATTTGCTTGCCTACGGGCTAACAGGGCTGTTTATTCCGGCGTCACTGTCGATTGTGCTGACGATTTCGGAAGGAGGATTTGTGGAGAAAAGCGGGGAAACACTCGCTTTATTATATAAAGAGCTGTTTGTCAGCCCGCTTACTTGGAGTATTGTGTTGTTAAGCATTACGAGCGTTCTCTATATTTCCGCTACATTTCTAACGTATTACGCCAATGAAGCGGGGGATATGCAGGCGCGCGAATTGCTGCGGAAATATGCGCTAAGTTGGAGCGGGCCAACGATTTTATCGGCGCTCCTCATCATTTATCAGCTGCGGCATCATAATCCGGAGCATTATAGCAACATGTTCAACATTGCTTGGATGTTTGCCATATCATTTCTGTTTTTCGTGTTGACCGTTTATTTGCTTTGGAAAAAGAGACATTTCGGCTGGGCGTTTATTAGCTTGCTGCTGCAATATGCGTTCGCGTTTTACGCATACGGCATTTCTCACTATCCATATTTGTTGTATCCATACTTAACGATTTACGACGGATTTACGAATCAAACAATGGCGATCGCGCTTATTATCGCGTTTATCGCCGGGTTCTTGTTATTAATTCCATCGCTGTATTTGTTAATGCGATTGTTTTTATTCAACAAAAAATATGTAAAAGGACAATTATAG
- a CDS encoding YidH family protein translates to MKEKAQVPTEDSKYIQQHLANERTFLAWIRTAIAITGIGFLIINLHIKSSHHSLSNMAVQMIGTLSVVTGVCTVVFATISYFQKARQINEQTFRTARFLIWFLALLVLFVTLLFGYYFFVSLYKA, encoded by the coding sequence ATGAAGGAGAAAGCGCAAGTACCAACGGAAGACTCCAAATATATTCAACAGCATCTCGCCAATGAGCGTACGTTTTTAGCGTGGATACGAACGGCTATCGCTATAACAGGAATTGGATTTCTCATCATTAACTTGCATATCAAATCGTCCCATCATTCTTTATCCAACATGGCAGTGCAAATGATTGGAACGTTGTCTGTCGTAACGGGAGTGTGTACGGTTGTTTTTGCCACTATTAGCTATTTCCAAAAAGCAAGGCAAATTAATGAACAAACATTTCGTACCGCTCGTTTTCTTATTTGGTTTTTAGCACTTTTAGTGTTATTTGTCACACTGTTGTTTGGTTATTATTTTTTTGTTTCTTTGTATAAAGCATAA
- a CDS encoding ArsR/SmtB family transcription factor has product MSKKDTCEIYCYNEEKVNRIQGELQKEDISSVVLLFKALADENRAKIVYSLCQDEELCVCDIANIIGASVATTSHHLRTLYKQGIVKYRKEGKLAFYSLDDDHIKQLIMIALAHEKKVKVHV; this is encoded by the coding sequence ATGAGTAAGAAAGATACATGTGAAATTTATTGTTATAACGAAGAAAAAGTCAATCGAATACAAGGGGAATTGCAAAAAGAAGATATATCCAGTGTTGTCCTGTTGTTTAAAGCACTTGCAGATGAAAATAGGGCAAAAATTGTCTATTCACTTTGCCAAGATGAAGAGTTATGTGTATGTGATATTGCCAATATCATTGGGGCTTCTGTTGCAACAACTTCCCATCATTTACGGACCCTTTATAAACAAGGGATTGTAAAGTATCGAAAAGAAGGAAAGCTAGCATTTTATTCATTGGATGATGACCATATTAAGCAGTTAATCATGATTGCGTTAGCACATGAGAAAAAGGTGAAAGTCCATGTCTGA